The proteins below come from a single Bactrocera tryoni isolate S06 unplaced genomic scaffold, CSIRO_BtryS06_freeze2 scaffold_25, whole genome shotgun sequence genomic window:
- the LOC120780784 gene encoding uncharacterized protein LOC120780784: MSASELEEKVKAKRFRAAPTHRWISEQTRSLLEEVRGEIKDRPESFEKPIAQKFYSKISAKCPLLANINWKVMKSKMRYLKGIYMEAVRWRSQTGAGLIENGEEESVKDYIQNICPFFEILDEIFGLRKGVNPTVIIESSNIEVLYEDNEEVFLFDNVDDISNSCSCSRISASTPIPPDTPQPDVHLSLELSSNNASSFNGDSEIEN; this comes from the exons ATGAGTGCATCA gAATTAGAAGAAAAGGTCAAAGCTAAGCGCTTCCGGGCAGCACCAACACATCGTTGGATCAGTGAGCAAACTAGAAGCCTTTTAGAGGAAGTGCGCGGAGAAATAAAAGACCGCCCGGAGTCATTTGAG aagcctattgcacaaaaattttattcgaaaatatctGCTAAGTGCCCTTTGCTCGCAAACATTAATTGGAAAGTGATGAAAAGCAAAATGCGCTATTTAAAAGGAATATATATGGAGGCCGTGAGATGGCGTAGTCAAACAGGAGCTGGATTAATTGAAAATGGAGAAGAAGAAAGCGTCAAgg ACtacattcaaaatatttgtccCTTCTTCGAAATACTGGACGAGATTTTTGGGCTCAGAAAGGGCGTGAACCCTACGGTTATAATTGAGAGTAGCAATATAGAAGTCCTCTATGAAGACAACGAGgaggtttttttatttgataatgtTGATGATATTTCAAATAGTTGCTCGTGTTCACGTATATCAGCCAGTACTCCTATTCCGCCCGATACTCCACAGCCAGACGTTCATTTATCACTGGAATTATCATCGAACAATGCAAGCAGCTTCAACGGCGACTCAGAgattgagaattaa